Proteins encoded in a region of the Prunus persica cultivar Lovell chromosome G4, Prunus_persica_NCBIv2, whole genome shotgun sequence genome:
- the LOC18778225 gene encoding asparagine--tRNA ligase, cytoplasmic 1, which yields MADDLTAQLATATLDNNASVQRAQFSNRVPIKSIILRPDGGSGLAGKLARVGGWVKTGRKADKDAFAFLELNDGSCSGNLQVIVEADKGDLGQLVLTGTSLVVDGVLKLPPDGKRQKVELRVEKVIHVGLVDPTKYPLPKTRLPLEFLRDYVHLRSRTNTISAVLRIRDALAYATHTFFHDHGFRYVQTPIITTSDCEGAGEMFQVTTLINEAEKLEKDLIENPPPSEADIEAAKLIAKERGSDVAQLKSAKASKQEIGAAVVELQKAKDNLVKLEERSKLQPGIPRKDGKIDYTQDFFGRQAFLTVSGQLQVESYACSLSTVYTFGPTFRAENSHTSRHLAEFWMVEPEIAFAELEDDMNCAEAYVKYLCQSLLDNCREDMEFMADKIDKSCIDRLTMVAKTPFVRITYTEAVELLTEAVKNGKKFENHVEWGIDLASEHERYLTEVRFQKPVIVYNYPKGIKAFYMRLNDDSKTVAAMDVLVPKVGELIGGSQREERYDVIVSRIEEMGLPLEPYEWYLDLRRYGTVKHCGFGLGFERMVLFATGIDNIRDVIPFPRYPGRADL from the exons ATGGCTGACGATTTGACTGCGCAACTGGCCACAGCAACCTTAGACAACAATGCCTCCGTTCAAAGAGCGCAATTTTCTAATAGAGTCCCCATTAAATCCATCATTTTGCGTCCTGATGGAGGGTCCGGGTTAGCCGGGAAGCTAGCCCGGGTTGGTGGGTGGGTGAAGACTGGTCGGAAGGCCGACAAGGATGCATTTGCATTCCTGGAGCTGAATGATGGGTCATGCTCGGGCAACCTTCAGGTCATTGTGGAAGCAGACAAGGGTGACCTTGGGCAGCTTGTGCTGACTGGTACAAGCTTGGTCGTGGATGGCGTGCTTAAGCTTCCCCCAGATGGGAAAAGGCAGAAGGTGGAGCTTCGGGTCGAGAAGGTGATCCATGTGGGTCTGGTTGACCCAACGAAGTACCCCTTGCCCAAGACCAGGCTCCCCCTTGAGTTTTTGAGGGACTATGTTCATTTACGTTCCAGAACCAACACG ATTTCTGCAGTCCTTAGAATCAGAGATGCCCTGGCATATGCAACCCACACATTTTTCCACGATCATGGATTTCGTTACGTGCAGACTCCAATTATCACCACCAGTGATTGTGAGGGTGCTGGTGAGATGTTTCAAGTCACTACCTTGATTAATGAAGCTGAAAAGTTGGAAAAGGATCTTATTGAGAACCCTCCTCCATCAGAAGCAGACATTGAAGCTGCGAAGCTTATTGCCAAGGAGAGAGGAAGTGATGTTGCTCAGCTCAAGTCTGCTAAAGCAAGTAAGCAGGAAATTGGTGCTGCTGTGGTTGAGCTTCAAAAGGCAAAGGATAATCTCGTGAAACTGGAGGAGAGATCCAAGCTTCAACCTGGTATCCCTCGAAAGGATGGGAAGATTGATTACACCCAAGATTTCTTTGGCCGTCAAGCCTTTTTGACTGTTTCTGGCCAACTACAAGTCGAATCTTATGCATGTTCTCTTAGTACTGTCTATACATTTGGGCCAACTTTTCGAGCTGAGAACTCACATACTTCGAGGCATTTGGCAGAATTCTGGATGGTGGAGCCTGAAATAGCATTTGCAGAGCTTGAG GATGATATGAACTGTGCAGAGGCGTATGTAAAATATCTATGTCAGTCGTTACTTGACAATTGCAGGGAAGATATGGAATTTATGGCTGACAAAATTGATAAAAGTTGCATTGATCGTCTAACAATGGTCGCTAAAACACCCTTTGTTCGGATAACTTATACAGAAGCAGTGGAGCTGCTAACTGAGGCTGTAAAAAATGGTAAGAAGTTTGAGAACCATGTAGAGTGGGGGATTGATTTGGCATCTGAGCATGAAAG ATACTTGACGGAGGTGAGATTTCAGAAGCCTGTTATTGTTTATAATTACCCTAAAGGGATCAAAGCATTCTACATGAGGCTCaatgatgattcaaagacagTGGCTGCTATGGATGTCCTGGTACCAAAG GTGGGAGAGTTGATAGGGGGAAGCCAAAGGGAAGAGCGTTACGATGTTATAGTGAGCAG GATAGAGGAGATGGGTCTGCCACTTGAGCCATATGAGTGGTACCTTGACTTGCGGCGCTATGGGACTGTAAAACATTGTGGTTTTGGTTTAGGCTTTGAACGAATGGTTCTCTTTGCTACCGGGATTGACAATATTAGAGATGTTATTCCATTCCCCAGATATCCTGGAAGAGCAGATCTTTGA
- the LOC18780494 gene encoding protein SRG1, whose amino-acid sequence MEEKASRSFYGGSLIVPSVQELAKKPVITIPPRYIQPHHHHHQQDQVIFNSDAEIPFIDMHKLLSQDSIDSESELAKLHFACKEWGFFQLVNHGVSSSLMEKIKTEVQDFFNLPMEVKKKFWQSPGDVEGFGQAFVVSEDQKLDWADLFFMTTLPVQIRRPRLFPNLPSPFRETLDDYSLELRNLSMTILSQMETALQMEDKEVTKLYEDGMQQMRMNYYPPCPHPGEVIGLTPHSDSVGLTILLQVNEMDGLQVKKDGIWVPVKPLPDAFIVNVGDILEIQTNGVYRSIEHRATVNSVKERLSIATFYNPGFGGEIGPVPSLVTEQTPAAYTRIRVEDYFKAYLQRKLQGKSFLDELRIKY is encoded by the exons ATGGAAGAAAAGGCATCGAGGAGCTTCTACGGTGGCTCTCTTATTGTGCCTAGTGTTCAAGAATTGGCCAAGAAGCCTGTAATCACCATCCCACCCAGATACATACAGcctcatcatcaccatcaccaacAAGATCAAGTGATATTCAACTCTGATGCAGAAATACCATTCATTGACATGCACAAGTTGCTTTCTCAAGACTCAATTGATTCTGAATCTGAGTTAGCTAAGCTCCATTTTGCTTGCAAAGAGTGGGGTTTCTTTCAG TTGGTAAACCATGGAGTGAGCTCTTCCTTGATGGAGAAAATAAAGACAGAAGTTCAAGACTTCTTCAACCTTCCCATGGAAGTGAAGAAAAAGTTTTGGCAATCCCCAGGAGACGTGGAAGGTTTTGGACAAGCCTTTGTAGTTTCAGAAGACCAAAAGCTCGATTGGGCTGACCTTTTCTTCATGACCACCCTTCCAGTTCAAATAAGGAGGCCTCGTCTGTTCCCAAACCTCCCTTCTCCTTTCAG AGAGACCTTAGATGATTACTCATTGGAGCTGAGGAACCTATCCATGACTATCCTATCCCAAATGGAAACTGCTTTACAAATGGAAGACAAGGAAGTGACCAAGTTGTATGAAGATGGAATGCAACAAATGAGGATGAACTATTACCCTCCATGTCCTCATCCAGGGGAAGTCATCGGTCTTACACCTCATTCTGATAGTGTAGGTCTCACCATCCTCCTACAAGTCAATGAAATGGATGGTCTCCAAGTGAAGAAAGATGGGATTTGGGTTCCTGTTAAACCACTACCAGATGCCTTTATTGTCAACGTTGGAGACATTTTAGAG ATTCAAACAAATGGTGTTTATCGCAGCATTGAGCATCGGGCAACAGTTAACTCTGTGAAAGAAAGGCTCTCGATCGCTACATTTTACAACCCGGGATTTGGTGGTGAAATTGGTCCAGTTCCTAGCTTGGTCACTGAGCAAACACCTGCAGCATATACAAGGATACGAGTTGAAGATTATTTCAAAGCCTATTTACAACGTAAGCTTCAAGGAAAGTCTTTTCTTGATGAGCTGAGGATAAAGTATTAG
- the LOC18780495 gene encoding mitogen-activated protein kinase 19 produces MHADHPKKDLKGMDFFTEYGDANRYKILEVIGKGSYGVVCAAIDTHTGEKVAIKKIHDIFEHISDAIRILREVKLLRLLRHPDIVEIKRIMLPPSKREFKDIYVVFELMESDLHQVIKANDDLTREHHQFFLYQMLRALKYMHTANVYHRDLKPKNILANANCKLKVCDFGLARVAFSDTPTTIFWTDYVATRWYRAPELCGSFFSKYTPAIDIWSIGCIFAEVLTGKPLFPGKSVIHQLDLITDLLGTPKLETVSGVRNEKARKYLTEMRKKPLVPFTQKFPKADPLALRLLQRLLAFDPKDRPTAEEALADPYFKGLAKVEREHSCQPISKLEFEFERRRVTKEDIRELIYREILEYHPQLLKDYLNGTEGTSFLYPSAIGQFRKQFAYLEENSGKSGPVIPPARKHVSLPRSTVHSSTIPPNAQPNLISYENRQAEEASSNFRVTDAISGNASKVLRPPPRVPTAKPGRVVGPVLPYENGRNIKETYDPRTFYRNAVLPPQSVSPHCFFRTHTANQDKSGLEMRRDASHAKLQPQPEQRNLAAKPAPGMAIEVNTNPYYPPPTKADHLHVIDSKLLQAQSQFGPVGAAAVAVAAHRNTGTVQYGLS; encoded by the exons ATGCATGCAGATCACCCAAAGAAG GACCTGAAAGGTATGGACTTTTTCACTGAATATGGGGATGCGAATAGATATAAGATTCTTGAAGTCATTGGGAAGGGAAGCTATGGGGTTGTTTGCGCGGCTATTGACACACATACTGGGGAGAAAGTTgcaataaagaaaatacatgATATATTTGAGCATATCTCTGATGCTATTCGGATTCTGCGTGAAGTTAAATTGCTTAGGCTTCTAAGACATCCTGATATTGTTGAAATTAAGCGCATCATGTTGCCACCGTCAAAGAGGGAGTTCAAAGATATTTATGTAGTTTTCGAGCTTATGGAGTCAGACCTTCACCAAGTTATCAAGGCTAATGATGATTTGACCCGCGAGcatcatcaattttttctttaccAGATGTTACGTGCTTTGAAATACATGCATACAG CAAATGTATATCATCGAGATCTTAAGCCAAAAAATATACTGGCAAATGCAAATTGCAAGCTCAAAGTTTGTGATTTTGGACTAGCAAGAGTTGCCTTTAGTGATACCCCTACAACAATATTTTGGACA GACTATGTTGCTACAAGATGGTATAGAGCTCCAGAACTATGTGGGTCATTCTTTTCCAag TACACACCTGCCATTGATATATGGAGTATTGGCTGCATCTTTGCCGAGGTATTGACAGGGAAACCATTGTTTCCTGGTAAAAGTGTTATTCATCAATTAGATTTGATCACTGATCTCCTTGGGACACCTAAGCTAGAGACTGTTTCTGGG GTTAGAAATGAGAAGGCAAGGAAGTACTTAACAGAAATGCGGAAAAAACCTCTTGTCCCGTTTACACAAAAATTTCCAAAGGCTGATCCTCTGGCACTCCGCCTATTGCAAAGGCTACTGGCGTTTGACCCGAAGGATCGACCAACAGCTGAAGAG gCACTAGCTGATCCTTACTTCAAAGGTCTAGCCAAAGTTGAGAGAGAACATTCTTGTCAGCCTATTTCAAAGctggaatttgaatttgaaaggcGAAGAGTCACAAAGGAAGACATTAGGGAACTAATTTACCGGGAAATACTAGAATACCATCCTCAGCTACTTAAGGACTACTTGAATGGAACTGAAGGCACTAGTTTTCTCTACCCGAG TGCTATAGGCCAATTCAGAAAGCAGTTTGCTTATCTTGAGGAAAACAGTGGGAAAAGTGGACCGGTTATTCCTCCAGCGAGGAAGCATGTCTCCCTTCCACG ATCCACCGTTCACTCGAGTACAATTCCCCCTAATGCACAGCCAAATTTGATCTCGTATGAGAACCGACAGGCAGAAGAGGCTTCTAGCAATTTTAGAGTAACAGATGCAATTTCTGGAAATGCATCAAAGGTTTTACGGCCTCCACCAAGGGTCCCAACAG CGAAACCTGGACGAGTTGTTGGACCAGTTCTTCCATATGAGAATGGCAGAAATATCAAGGAAACCTATGATCCAAGGACGTTCTACAGAAACGCAGTTCTTCCCCCTCAGTCCGTCTCTCCACACTGTTTCTTCAGAACTCATACTGCCAATCAAGACAAGTCCGGTTTGGAGATGCGGAGGGATGCATCACATGCTAAACTGCAACCCCAGCCTGAACAACGCAACTTAGCAGCAAAACCTGCTCCTGGCATGGCCATTGAAGTGAACACCAATCCATACTACCCACCACCCACGAAGGCAGATCACTTACATGTGATCGATTCAAAACTGCTGCAGGCACAATCTCAGTTTGGTCCGGTTGGTGCTGCAGCCGTTGCTGTAGCTGCTCACAGGAATACAGGAACTGTGCAGTATGGATTGTCTTAG